caaaaaaaaaaaaaaattaggagTATTTTGGTTCTCCGTATGTTCAGATACAGACCTGCCACCTTACAGCTCTGAACGACACTGTCAAGTAATGTTTGCAGATCTGGTTGAGTAGAAGCTAGAAGTACTGTGCTGCCAATGAAAACATTGACGATATTTACAACACGATAGAAAACATCTTGAAGAAAATTTCACATAAGGAGCCAGGCTGTATTATTGGAGACAAATGAACCACATTTGAGGGATATTGTCGAATCATTTAGCTTGGGCATTAGAAGCAATAATGATAgaaacaataatatgtaatagaaaatAAATACACTTTATAAATACCGCCCAAGAAGGCTATGAACGTGGACTAGTCCAAATGAAGCACAAAAAAACTCAAATCGACTACATACTCGTACGGAAAAATGTAAAACCTTAGCAAAAGGTATGTTTggagcatgctgtggatcagaTCATAAAGGAGGTTCCAACTACACACAACTGGAAAAATATATCACGCAAACAATCGTCACGCATGGACTGGCAACTACCCTAATGGTGAAAGCGTCCttctgcatcatatagattttgatccttggactatctactacttattctcaaattttcaagcaaatctatgtatgttgtaaaaattgcgaggtgaaaaccTAAAGCATTGTTTCCACCGGAGGAACAAATAGCAACATGTAGCAACATTTTTGTTGCCTGTGTTTCTTCTTGTTTGTAAATTTAGGAACTTATTAGCAACAAATGTAAACTTTTTATTTCCACTGACAGAACTTTTTGTTTCCGGTCGTTTCTGATAACTGAGAGAGAGCAACTTAGTGTTTCCACCGCGGTTGGTAAACATGGATCAAGATGATGAAATAGCTGCAGCAGCGGCGGCCTATATAGTGTTGTcggcaaaaaagaaaaaaagaaagcacAAATGTTGGGTGAAACCAAGTCTCTGTGATAGAAGTGAATATGGTGGCATGCATCTactaaatgtattaaaaaaagacgATGTATACataggaaataataaaaataatggtagtgtcaaaaattttttacgaATGTCCAGCACCGATTTTGAATGGTTATTATGTCAAATTGCCCCCAAAATACAGAAAGAAGATACAAATTATAGACAAGCCATTTCACCAATGGAACGACTACTGCTCACACTGCGATTCCTTGCAACAGGCGATTCTTACCATTCCTTGATGTACTTGTTCAAAATTTCGGTATCATCAATTAGTAGAATTATACCAGAAGTATGTAAAGTAATCGCTGAAGTTCTGAAGGATAAACTTAAGGTAAGTAGATACCTCGGTAGATATACAGCTTTTCAATCAAATGACATAATGTAATTAGTAGTagacattttattaaattttaataaaaaccaattttttgaagtgtgagaaaaaaattaacaagatATTCtatttaaattctaaataaaaaatttaaaaaatctaattaaaaaattaaagagatattctttttaacaaataatattttatcaGTAATTTACATCAAGTCCTGCATCTGACATGGCCAGACGTATCGCATCAGATATAGATGATTCTTGAAGATTTCTACAAGGCTGCTTTTCTTTTGAGAGTGTCGAATTGTTTGTCTCTGTTTGGGGAAGATAGTTAGTTTCATAACAAGAGCTATTTGGGGATGGCATAGGTGTATGTGTTGTTGAGGCTGGTGATGTTACAGAATCATTGGTACTGGATGAGTAATAGTTCTGGTTATCTGAATAATATCTTGCTGTGTTGTTATTGGCCGAAGGTGTATGCCAACTTTGATAACATGGAAATGGCCGATCGTATTTACCCATAGATGCGTCATACAAAATATTAGAGATCAAATGCTCTACCGTGTTTTTAGCGTCTTCATTTTGAAGATTTTCGATTTTACAGGCAACTAGTTCGCCGAAAATTTGGAACCGATTACGTGGCTTTTTATTTTGTAGCTGCTTCAGCAATACATATGCCTCTTCCTGTCGTTCGTCAGTTTTCACATCAGCTTGTCTTTTCTTCATTGTTTTTGGACTTTTAAAGAGCCTAGGTCCCTGTTTACTTTTTGTAGTGCTGCTTGTGGAAGGCGTTGGAGATCTGGTTCTGTTTTCATTAGGCTTTGTAGGTGTTTCAGTAATAGCAGCAACAGTTTTGTTCAGAGTGTCGACGTCATTGTTCGCCTCTCCAACAATAAAAGAAGAATCAGTTACTGCATCTGCCTCGTCTGCTATATTGGAATCTTGCGATTCAACTTCCCCGCTGTCCGTTGCACTGCTGTCTGACCCATCATCTTCACcctgaaaattaaaaatatatttttacttcttactCTTTTAATATGAAATACAAATTATATTTAAAGCGAGAGAAGTTTTGATTAAACAAATTTaccgg
This genomic window from Diabrotica virgifera virgifera chromosome 1, PGI_DIABVI_V3a contains:
- the LOC126885858 gene encoding uncharacterized protein LOC126885858 gives rise to the protein MPFMWTNELVLELIENYKLCECLWNTKHAQYKCRNAKHDAWTTLAEKTGSNIEEVKRKMKNVIAQFYRERKKYRTLKKSGAGAVFISKWFAYEVLLFLAGRNKVRKCTEKGITTSEGEDDGSDSSATDSGEVESQDSNIADEADAVTDSSFIVGEANNDVDTLNKTVAAITETPTKPNENRTRSPTPSTSSTTKSKQGPRLFKSPKTMKKRQADVKTDERQEEAYVLLKQLQNKKPRNRFQIFGELVACKIENLQNEDAKNTVEHLISNILYDASMGKYDRPFPCYQSWHTPSANNNTARYYSDNQNYYSSSTNDSVTSPASTTHTPMPSPNSSCYETNYLPQTETNNSTLSKEKQPCRNLQESSISDAIRLAMSDAGLDVNY